From the Chryseobacterium sp. G0201 genome, the window AATATAATCAACCGAATCCTGATTTGTCGGTAATCCGTCAATTGCTTAGCAGTCTGTTCACCATCATAGAATCAGAACGGAAAAAACTTAATCTCAATAATGATGAATCCAAAAAAATCCAGAGCAATACGTTCAAGAATTTTTTAAAACTTTTGGATGAACATTTTATGGAAGCTCAAGATGTCAATTTCTACGCTGAAAAGCTTTTTATGAGTACGAGAAACTTGAATCTCATCTGTCAGGATATTTTGCATCAAAGTGTTTCAGAGATCATTGAAACCAGAAAACTGACGGAAGCCAAAAATCTATTGATCACGACCGACAAGACGATTGCAGAGATTGGGTATGAGCTTGGCTTTAATGAAAAAACCTATTTTACACACGCTTTTAAAAAGAAATCCGGCTTCACACCTTCGGAGTATCGAAAGGAAATGGCTAAAATCATTTCCTAAAATCACAACTATTCTTCTGAATTGTGTTATCTCTTCATCCTGTTTGTTTCGGAAATTTGTACCATAATTTTAAACAAACAAAAAATGAAAACATCATTCTTAACAAAAGGATTAATCGCTGCAGCATTCGTAACAATGTTCACAGCCAACGCACAAACTAAAAGATCAGCTGAATCTGATAAAGCTTTGAAACAAATTAAAGAATTAGCAGCTTCCAACGAAATCATCGCTAAAAACCTAGCGACTTTTGATACTTTGGATTACACCGTTTTCAGCAACAGAGACTGGACTAGACTTCACGAAAGCCACGCCAAAGATATCCTGGTGCATTTCCCAGACGGACACACCGAAAAAGGAATCGAGCAACACATCAAAACATTGGATGCAATGTTTGTTTACGCACCGGACACAAGAATCAAAGAACACCCGTTGAAATTGGGAAGCGGAAATATGACTGCCGTAATGGGATATATGGAAGGAACTTTCACAAAACCGATGCCGCTTGGAGACGGAACATTCATCCAGCCAACAGGTAAAAAATTCAAACTTCCAATGGCAACCATCGGAATCTGGAATACAGACGGAACAATGAGCGAAGAATACTTATTCTGGGACAACAAGTCTTATATGGACCAAATTATGAACAAATAATTGATCTGGTAACAGGTTTTTATGAAAAGAAAAGATTTTTTAAAAGCTATGGCACTTTTACCACTTGGAGCCGCTGCGATGAAACTCAATACATTGCACAGTTTAACAGACCATATGGCTCCCACAGAACGGATGCCTGTACTTTTTCTGGGACACGGAAACCCGATGAATGCGATCGATGACAACATCTTTACGCAGGGTTTTCAGGCTGTCGCAAAGACTTTACCTAAGCCGAGAGCGATTCTCTGTATCTCTGCAC encodes:
- a CDS encoding ester cyclase — encoded protein: MKTSFLTKGLIAAAFVTMFTANAQTKRSAESDKALKQIKELAASNEIIAKNLATFDTLDYTVFSNRDWTRLHESHAKDILVHFPDGHTEKGIEQHIKTLDAMFVYAPDTRIKEHPLKLGSGNMTAVMGYMEGTFTKPMPLGDGTFIQPTGKKFKLPMATIGIWNTDGTMSEEYLFWDNKSYMDQIMNK
- a CDS encoding helix-turn-helix transcriptional regulator, which encodes MFKIDLAESQRISQLDNEPHNHDFEELLIGKYGQLEHFIDFKSQVMEAPFVSFIAQGKVHRVRPLAKDGKCDIWAIRFKSEFIADTVFQLYSTYHDKANICLKTDECFDRLNTICEIIFQEYNQPNPDLSVIRQLLSSLFTIIESERKKLNLNNDESKKIQSNTFKNFLKLLDEHFMEAQDVNFYAEKLFMSTRNLNLICQDILHQSVSEIIETRKLTEAKNLLITTDKTIAEIGYELGFNEKTYFTHAFKKKSGFTPSEYRKEMAKIIS